GTATTTAGCCCTATGAAATTACAGACTGGCCCCCAGGGCGTGTCCCCTGCTGCCATTCTGTTCAACAgaaaatggagaagaaaaatgctttcacTGTCAGACACAGACATCAGCAAGACACTGGGGACTtgatgactagatgacctcctgaggtccctttcaaccctgatattctatgattctatgacttgcgGATCTATAAAGAGACAGACAAGGCAGAACAAAAAACTCAGTATGATTTGGGATCCCAGGAGCTGCCTCCACTTCACAATGATGCAGTGGTTGCCCTGGGGTCATTTGAGGCTGTCACCCCAGATGGAGACATACTACAGAAGAATAGGCAACACCTCCAAAtcccagggaaggagggagataaGGAGCATCAAAGCAGCCGTCTTGCCTGTGAGGGTCTCAGACAGGCAACAAATACAAGAGAATGAGACAACAGAGCTGCAGGACAGGGTAACACCAGAACAAGTGGGCCTGCTGCCTCCTGAGAGCAATGGTGCTGATGTCTCGGGGTAGCCCTAGAGGTCCAAATGACAGCGCAGGGCACCTCCGAGACTAGCTGAACATTGCTAGGAACTTGATCCCTGACCTGATCTTGAAGGGGGGGTAGTTTGGGGTAAAATATCATTGATTTGCTAAGCGTGCTTCcaggaaaaacaaaggaagttctTGAAGCTGCAACAGCAAGTAGGGggaaataaattaaacagtttttAGACTCTGCTATGTTCAAATGGGCACGGTTAAGGGCACTGGACGGGCTGAAAATGCAGCAGCTGTGATCCTGGACACGTCTGGGTGAAATAGGAAAAGGTGTTTAAAAGATGTGATTATCCAAGCTGTCGTTGGGACCACCAGGAACAAAGACACAGGACAACGGGAGCGATGCTCTCCTCAGGGAGCCCAGAACCCTCAACCAGTGAGCCCTCTGCCACAGCAAGAGAGAGCGCTTTGCTGGTGCTTAAACTGTGTCCGCTCCCGGCCACCCCAGCCTGTCAGCCAGCCCCAAAAAACTCCTCAAGACTCTGCCAGCCCAAACCTTGCCTTGCCGGTAACATGCAGCGAAGCCCAGAGCTCCCCAGAGACTCTCGCCCTCCCATTGGACACTCACAGAAACCATTAAGTTCACTGCCTCCCAAGAGCCTGTTAGTGTAGCTGAGGTCTCACACTTCATAACACAGCCCTGAGACGGTTAATAGTGAAGCTAAGAAGTTTGCTAATACAGAACAGAGAGTTCGGTGTGCTGCATGATCAGTTATTACACTTACGAGATTATTTATGGGGGTACAACCTGCACTTGTCACAGATGACAGGTTCTTTTGCGGGCGGCTACTTATTGGTGATACTAAGCAGAGAGAAGAGAAACAGGAAACGGTTAGAAATAAAAAAGCTTTCTAGTGTCTCAGACTAACTtcaggcaaagattgtaacttgctaaacAGCTTTCTCAAGTACATCAAGCTACCAGCATCGCCAGCCCATCTGGCAGGAGGATCCAGCGTTCACAGAACTAGAGGGTGCTGTTCCCTAAGTGAGGGATAACTAAAATGTCTTGTTGCTCTCCTTATATTTCCCAGAGTTCACGGTCTGCTTGAAAAGCCAGGAAGCCCTCCTGGGATTCAGACTCCAGAGTGTCCCCTACTGTGTCACCAAGCTGTTTCTTCCGCCACTTGTGAGCTTGACGTTACATGTCAATGCACTTTCACTGTCCTCTGCCTGTGATCAAGCAAGGCAGACAGGTAAATCCAcgttcctttgtctaggacaggctTGTTTATCAACAGCCTCCAAAACAACATATTTCTAGCACACGTACATAGTTCTTTATACACAACCCGTACATACATCACCCAAAAACATTCATGACCAGTGAGTCTCCAATTTTCATATTATACCTTATGACACTGTTTTGTAGTATATGATCCATTGATTCAACTGTCTTATACTTATGCATATTGATTTCTTCTATAATCCCAATTATATTTGTCTGTATTAACTAAAGCAAATGGTGATGAgaactctttccattccattagtatctctggaggatattaaacagaagctaccaaagtcagacatttttaaatcagcaggtccagataacttgcatccaagagtcttaaaggagctggctgaggagctcactggactgttaaATGCTGATTATCAGTaaatcttggagcactggggaagttccagaagaccggaagaaagctaatgttgtgcccatttttaaaaagagtaaacaggATGGGCTGGGTAAGTtgaggcctgtcagcctgacatcaatcctgagcaagataatggagtggctgatacggGACTCGGTTAATGAAAAACTAAAAGAAGagaatgtaattaatgcaaagcaacatgggtttatggaagaAAGACCCTGTCAAACTAgtctgatatctttttttgatgagattacaaattgaCTGATAAATGTAATAGTCTGGcttctgtaaggcgtttgacttggtaccggGCAACATTTTGATGACAAAAGTGGAACGATATAAAATCATCAtggaacacattaaatggattaaaaactagctaactAATCGGTCTGAAAATGTAACTGCaaatggggaatcgtcatcaaACGAAtcgtttccagtggggtcccgcagggacgGTTCttagccctatgctatttaacatctttataaatgacctagaagaaaacataaaatcatcactgatcaagtttgcagatgacacaaaaaattaggggagtggaaaacaatgaggaggacagggcactgattcagagtgatctagatcacttggtaaactggactTAAGCCAACCCTGCATTTTAATACAGCGAAATGTAATGCATGtctctgggaacaaagaatgcaggccatacttacaggctggggcactctatcctgggaagcagtgacttaaTAAATTTGGGAGTTGTGGTtgacaatcagctgaacaggagctcccagaGCAACACGGTGGCCAAAAGATCCTGGGAATCTgggcataaacaagggaatctcatGTAGGAGCAGAGAGGTCATTTTATCTCTCTATTTGGCCCTGGAGTGatcgctgctggaatcctgtgcccagttctggtgcccaccattcaaaaaggatattgataaattggagagggttcagagaagagccacgagaatgattaaagaaataGAAAATCCGTagagtgacagactcaaagagatcagtctatttagcttcacaaggagaaggttaaggggtgacttgatcccagtctatAAGTAGctacatggaaaaaaatatttaataatcagctcttcagtgtagccgagaaaggtctaacatgagcCAAAgggtggaagttgaagcaagacaaattcacaCAGGGActaaggcattgatttttaatggtgaggCTAATTAGCCATCGGAACAATTTACCACGGGTCATTCTCCcccactgacaattttaaaatcaagactgaatgtttttctaaaagatctgctccaggaattattttggcccatgttatacaggaggtcagaatacaTGATCACAATGAagctttctggccttagaatctatgactctctaagttgttccaatagttaattaccatCACTTGTTAACAATTTGCACTTTATTTCAAGTCTAAAcctgtccagcttcaacttccagccattggatcttcttATATCCACGGACTGCAGTGGGGTCCGATCTCAGCTCCCCCAGGTCTATCTGGAGTCACCACCTGCCTGCAATGAAggcaaggccagattctgatctcagccccCCAGGGTCAATCTGGAGTCACCCCTGATTGCAATGAgatcagggctggattctgatctcagttatgctgGGGTCATGCCAGAGTCACCCCATGTGAGCCCTACTCTCACAAAACCCAGAAGACCTATGAAAAGAACCTGACACTATTTATTGTTCCATATCTCAAGGTTTTGAAGTAAAGTATCCGTTCCCcgagtgtaaatccagagcaatttCAGATCCATTGGGGTATGTCAGTTCAGACAGAAGCCCAAATATCTACGTTGGGAGCAGAGGTTGCTCACAACTCCCTGTTGATGCTTCTGTCAGAAGATATCTTCAGGTTTTTGAACTCTTCAAAGTCTTTCTGATGCTTCCTTCTAAACTCATCCAGCTCCCGCGCCCGTTGGATGAAGGGTCCCGGGCCTTGGGGCTTGGCCAGGTCGCAGCTCAGCTGGAGGTACTGTTCTGGGCTGCATCTCATCAGCCTCACCTCCAGTCTGAGCACCTCCAGCACCCGGTTTTTCAGGGAATTCTCTTCCTCACTCCGGTGCCAGTCGAAGAAATTCATCGAAGGCAGGAAGTAGCTGGGCAGCTGTTTCTTCTCCAGGCTGAACTCCAGCACCTTCAGCAGGGTCCCCAGAGCATCCAGCTCCATGGCCCAGTTCTCTGTCTCTGGGTTGAGGTGGGAAGCCCAAAAAAGAACCATCTGCAAAAGAAATATGCAACTCTAACCACTAGAGACTGCTACCCTCCCACAAcaagggctagaacccaggagtcctggctcctggcccccctcccctaaccccctcccctcccagagctggggagagaactgaggaatcctggctcccagccccccccgaccccccctctAGCCTTCTAGATCTTTCTCCCCTATATCCGAGGATGCTCCTATCACCCATTTTCCACCCCCTCCTACCCTGGCTCCCCAGTTTGAGTTACCTTCAGGTGGTAGGAGGTCAGGACTTTGCCGTAGCGCGGTACCCACTTTTCCATATTGATTTGCTTCAGCATCCGCAACACCTTCAGCCTGCACCCACCATCGGTGTCAATGTCCTTGAGGAGCTGGGTCTCAGCCAGGGAGAAGGTCAGcctggagtggggtggagggaaatggGGCAGGGCTGAATGGGAGTACAGGGTCAGACAGACCCCCATCCCAAAcctacactctgtgtgtgtgtgtgtgtgtgtgtgtgtccctgcgccccctgctggaggggatgagccCTGCTCGGTGTACATttctgttgccttctgctggaacaAATGAGATTTGCATTTTTACCTCCAGTATGAATTCTTGGCCACCAGATCGGTCCCAGTTTTGTAAATTTCCATGATATTCCAGGTGGGTTTTCTCTGCTCAGCGCCCTGCTCCCGGTCCCACCAGTTGGAAAGCCACCTGAGATCCTGCTGCGGCCAATCCATGGACATGTCCACTTTATTCCGGATGGTGGGCACCAGGTCTATAGACACAGGTCGGCCATTCACCTCTGCACTGAGCTGCACAGCTGGACTAACTGGTGTAATACCCACAGTGTTCTCCAGTTTAATGTTTCCTTGGAGAAGGCAAGACAGAGGAGTGGGAGTTAAAAGCAAACAGTTGACATAGGTCAAAGCTTTGCAGATCTGAGATGATGGAAGAGCAAAGGTTAAGGGAATGAGGGCCAAGatcccaggactcctgggttctctcccagctctgggaggggagcagggtctagcggtgagagcagtgggggctggcagccagcattcctggattctatttctgtGTCTCTTTGACATTGTGTAACTAACTTCATCTCCATGGGCACACGGTGAGTTAGTGGAAGAACTGAGAATAGaaaccaggaatcctgactcccaatccctaACTCTGGGAACTCCAATATGTGAGAGAGATTATGAAGGAACAGTGAAAAATTTCTCACCatacagctctgctggtgccccttaATCCTGaactccagccctgggcttcccactttatgccccccagctctgccgatgccctgACCCATAGACCCCGCTATTACAGCTGTGGGCTTCCCCAACGCACAGCTCTGCTTGTGCCCCTGAACCCCAACCAGCAGTCCCTACTATCCCAGCCAGGAGTTCTCCCACCCCGCACAGCTCTGTCATGCCCCTCAAACCCGACCCATAGCCCCCTTTTCAATGTATTTACTATTTTACCCTATGCAATTTAACAGTTTTCCCTTCTGTATTTCCCTCATGCTTATAATTTCTCCACTTACAGAGTCCCTTAATGTATATAACTTTTACTTACTAATTCCTGTAGCAAGGCTTCTCTCTAAAAACAGAGATGGGAGAAGAAAAGGGCTAGTTAAAATCTATGACACTCAGAGTCTTGTATAGAAGGTTGATCACAAAGGTAAAACTGGAAGAAAATGATGAGATTCCTGCAGGGTTGGAAGAAGTCAAATTTCTTTGTGCCTATATTAATCAAGTCTTGGCCAACTCACAGTTACAGCTACGGGGTTGTCTTAAGTGCTGAAATCAACACACACTGGAAATACGATGTTAGTCCTGTTCCATTCTCGACTGTTCCACTGTTTAACTACTTCACTTATGGGGATGATTTTTATCCCAGTATAGGAAAATCCTTACAACCCCTGCTCGCATGGGTGCTGTTCTACCATTATTAAAGGGCTGTCGCGCTTGGCAAAGAATTGCCTGCAGCTACAGCAACACAAGCCCAGTGGAAATGGAATTAAGAACATCCTCAGGACATGGATATAAAAACACAACGGTTACCCAGTGCAAGGTGGTGTTATGCCTTTACTAAGGTCGCACCTCTTTGGCAAACTACTTGGGAAGTTAAAGAATGAATTTTCAGCAGGCGGCAAAAAGATAAACCTGAAAAATATTCCTCACTCGAGCTGCTGGGGTTTAGGTCGCCCTAGTTACGGCACTCGCGGTACGGAGTATTCAGACCCCTCAGTGCCGTAGCTATGCACCTAACTTTTCTGTGTAGACGAGGTTGGAAAGAGCTCAATCTCTTTactttatcaaaaaaaaaaaaaaaaaaaagagtaagaggtgacttgattacagtgtataaggctcttcatggggagaaaatccCAGGTACTAACTGGTTCTTTAATGTAGCAGATGTGGGGCGGCAGGAGGTAAACCGGACACCGGGTGACCCAGAGTCTATTGTGCCGGGCGCAtccacccaccccagctcacctctagGACTCTGGTGTGCTGGGAGcctctaccccctcccctgaAGATTTCAGTGCAGTGAGAGCAtctacccgccccccccccccacaattccAGTGCACTGTATcgacccacccccacacccccatgaTCCCAGGGCACTGGGTGCACATCCACCTTGGAGAGCCCGACTCCAAGCACATTGCCTCTCGAGAAGTTTACGTATAGTTTGTTATGTTTGTTGtttatatatatagatatttaaaaaacttaaaagttaatagaaaaaaaccaagaaagcaaaacaaaacaaacactctATGGCAGTGTTTATCATCTTCCTGTGGCCTTAATTAACTGATGCAGTAATAATGAATTAATATTCACACAGAAACTTACCTTTAGTCAGAGCTTCCTGGACACAGTCCCACAATGTTTTCATTACATGAAATGGATCAATGCCATTCTTCCAAATCTGTTGCTGAAAAGGGATGTAATAAGACATCTTTAGATGCTTTAATCCAAATCAAGAGGAAGCTGCAGGTTGGGACTGAGTGGTACcagcagagctgtggtggggagtccagggctgagagactgggggctgtgggtggagACTAAGGGaagccagcagagctgtgggggcagaaAGCCCCGGGCTGGGCTAGCCAGGGGCTGCAGATCAGGAtcgaggggcactggcagaccTGAGGGGGCGCCGGGGGGAAGATCCTAGAGCTGGGCTAGCCGGGAATGACTTTTTGAATGCCCTATGATCTCATTTACCTGCTgcttatttattgtttttatgtcTTCCTCTGTGAGGTCCGTGTCTACAGTCTTCCTCTCCAAGAGATCTCTCATTATCAGCTTGTTATAATCCACCACCACCTTGTTCCCCCAGCGGTACACCGGCACCTCGGGCTTCAGGCTGTCCCAGACAGGCAGAAGACCTTTTGGGGTGTACAGCTTGCTGTACAGGCTGCCCATAAGGATCAGGTTCATGTTGTAATGGATGGGGACCAGGAAGTCGTAGTCGCTGCTGCTGGACTCTGTCTGGACGTGGAGGTCCTGGGCTTGGCTGCCCACTAGGATGGCTTCCCCCGTGAACAGCTCCACCTTGCACTTACACACTGAAGCCATGATCCTGCTGACCAGAGCTTGCACCAGCTGGCACTCCTGCTTTCTTCTCTGGTGTTCCTTTTGCTCGGGATACACATGGTTCCCCAAGAAGCATTTCAGTAACTCCTGGACATGTGAAGGAAActcagcctgttcctcttccatTTCTCTTGGCACTCCTGCCTCACTCTGGTACTTGCCCGCCATCCCTGCGAGGCACAGATGGCTCCTGGCAGGGCTGAGCCCTCCTCAGTCCCTTGACAAACTCTTGTGGTTCAGCTCTGCATTTCCTGTAAAGACACCCCCTCTCCTGCTCATAGCTGAGCTGCATGGGGGAAGGGAGTGTTGTTTGCAGGCGGAATCAGCTGGTTATTTCTGCCAGAGAGACCTTCGGCATCTGACTTACCGGAAATGACGCCACCACAATAATACAATAGTAAAAACATGAGTCATTAGGAGACAAATTCCACTTCTTTCAGACTCAccgattcatagattctaagaccCGAAGGGACCCCTGTAATCATCTGCTGAAaagtcctgtataacacaggccagtgGACTGCCCTGAATTCATTCTTGTTTGAACCTAACCCTAGTTCATATTGGCAGGCTGTCTGGAGCGGCTCAAGAGCATGAgcaccaacctcagggcagactgctaaGAAGCAGGGTACAAACCAAAAATTGGTTGTgaattctatacttagattttgcCAACTagttatcaagtgtaaactcctctgGCACTATACCAGCCTTAAGATAGAGTGACAGACAGTCCCTTTGGATACTCTGATCTATCTTGCACCTACACAcacctgcctttgtgatagatggtcccttacaccaaaaatcacaacaatattcaggttccTCCCGAGCCCAAAAGACCgatcacttaccccagatcaattgcacCCTAAATCTTATACCAAAGACAACCCACTTGTAGCAAATCCTATAATAAATTATCTAAAGAtttactaagaaaaagaaatgagaagttatttacaaggttaaagcaggtaacacacacacacaaacgagtTACAGCCTTAGGTTCCAAACGATGACAGAAGCTTCTACAATGTGCAAGCTCTATACATCCCTTAGGGCTAGCCCTTGCCACGCACTGGGaaatcttttgcttatgcttagtgACCCTGGCCCCTCAGAGACCAGGCAGCAAAAAGACACAGTTTCTTactgtcagggatttttattcccttcctcccagagttcaggctgatgggatgagttcatg
The nucleotide sequence above comes from Caretta caretta isolate rCarCar2 chromosome 6, rCarCar1.hap1, whole genome shotgun sequence. Encoded proteins:
- the LOC125638064 gene encoding uncharacterized protein LOC125638064, translating into MAGKYQSEAGVPREMEEEQAEFPSHVQELLKCFLGNHVYPEQKEHQRRKQECQLVQALVSRIMASVCKCKVELFTGEAILVGSQAQDLHVQTESSSSDYDFLVPIHYNMNLILMGSLYSKLYTPKGLLPVWDSLKPEVPVYRWGNKVVVDYNKLIMRDLLERKTVDTDLTEEDIKTINKQQQQIWKNGIDPFHVMKTLWDCVQEALTKERSLATGIRNIKLENTVGITPVSPAVQLSAEVNGRPVSIDLVPTIRNKVDMSMDWPQQDLRWLSNWWDREQGAEQRKPTWNIMEIYKTGTDLVAKNSYWRLTFSLAETQLLKDIDTDGGCRLKVLRMLKQINMEKWVPRYGKVLTSYHLKMVLFWASHLNPETENWAMELDALGTLLKVLEFSLEKKQLPSYFLPSMNFFDWHRSEEENSLKNRVLEVLRLEVRLMRCSPEQYLQLSCDLAKPQGPGPFIQRARELDEFRRKHQKDFEEFKNLKISSDRSINREL